One genomic segment of Zymoseptoria tritici IPO323 chromosome 5, whole genome shotgun sequence includes these proteins:
- the MgSCP5.2 gene encoding serine carboxypeptidase (HMMPfam hit to Peptidase_S28, Serine carboxypeptidase S28. Has a predicted signal peptide.): FAQLVDHDNPSLGTFPARYWFDNTFWKGPGSPVVFETPGEFGAEIYLDTVFNYSMVRVIAEKIGASMVILEHRYFGKSIPVDNLTTENMKYLTLENSLKDLTYFARTVELPFVKDASRGSTAVDVPWVMVGGSYAGALAAWTATLFSGTFWAYYASSATVHNLVDFWQYWTPIQENMPQDCRGVATTLIDHIDNILTYGTEQNVTHLKARFGFPAKLCNDDFMAALADGAYSWVDRYFYKEVGDEYPRSVFLVWCDYLTSNHTKDSAIAPADVEAALNGYVRWWKELGRSDARQSLGCSPDQTDYQCFASSSDNPKKLDTSLSNADDISFMWQVCSWPFEDWVTGSPPGIPTIVSRYITVDYKIKDCASLFPTGPNGQTYGIAKGLTPDIVNDYTGDWTTVNTSRLIYVNGEADPFREITVSADSRPGGPLKDTPEVPVKIVPHGFHASDLLIPEGEANEGVKKVQEEVLAQLVEWVGEWPGGSLPQ; encoded by the exons TTCGCACAGCTCGTTGATCATGACAATCCCAGTCTGGGCACGTTTCCTGCTCGATACTGGTTCGATAACACGTTCTGGAAAGGACCCGGATCACCAGTTGTCTTTGAAACCCCGGGCGAATTCGGTGCGGAGATTTATCTTGACACAGTCTTCAACTACAGCATGGTCAGAGTCATAGCGGAGAAGATCGGCGCTTCTATGGTTATTCTGGAGCACAG ATACTTCGGCAAATCGATTCCGGTGGACAATCTCACAACAGAGAACATGAAGTATCTGACGCTGGAGAATTCGCTCAAAGATCTCACGTACTTCGCACGCACTGTCGAACTGCCCTTTGTCAAGGATGCTAGTCGTGGAAGTACCGCTGTAGATGTGCCCTGGGTGATGGTTGGAGGGTCGTATGCGGGAGCTCTCGCAGCTTGGACGGCGACCCTTTTCTCGGGCACCTTCTGGGCGTACTATGCGTCGAGTGCGACTGTACACAACCTCGTCGACTTCTGGCAGTACTGGACGCCGATCCAAGAGAACATGCCGCAGGACTGTCGTGGAGTTGCCACGACGTTGATCGATCACATCGACAACATTCTTACCTATGGCACGGAGCAAAACGTCACCCACCTGAAGGCCCGTTTCGGGTTCCCGGCCAAGCTTTGCAACGATGACTTTATGGCTGCTCTTGCGGATGGGGCCTATAGCTGGGTCGATCGGTACTTTTACAAGGAGGTTGGCGATGAATACCCGAGAAGTGTATTCCTCGTCTGGTGCGATTATCTCACAAGTAACCACACCAAAGACTCTGCCATAGCGCCCGCAGATGTTGAGGCGGCTCTCAATGGCTATGTTCGATGGTGGAAAGAGCTCGGTCGGTCCGATGCCAGACAGTCCCTCGGGTGCTCTCCGGATCAGACCGACTACCAATGCTTCGCCTCGAGTAGCGACAACCCTAAGAAATTGGACACGTCCCTGAGCAACGCCGATGACATCTCATTCATGTGGCAGGTCTGCAGCTGGCCCTTCGAGGATTGGGTGACTGGCTCGCCTCCGGGTATACCAACAATCGTGTCGCGCTACATCACGGTAGACTACAAGATAAAAGATTGCGCCTCCTTGTTTCCCACTGGCCCTAATGGTCAAACATATGGCATCGCCAAGGGCCTCACCCCAGACATCGTCAACGACTATACCGGCGACTGGACGACCGTCAACACCTCCCGTCTCATCTATGTCAACGGAGAGGCGGACCCGTTCAGGGAGATCACCGT ATCGGCCGATTCACGCCCCGGTGGACCGTTGAAGGACACTCCGGAAGTGCCCGTGAAGATCGTGCCGCATGGGTTCCATGCCAGTGATCTATTAATTCCGGAGGGCGAAGCCAACGAGGGTGTGAAGAAGGTGCAAGAGGAGGTCTTGGCGCAGTTGGTGGAGTGGGTCGGGGAGTGGCCTGGAGGTAGTCTACCACAGTGA